Proteins from a genomic interval of Medicago truncatula cultivar Jemalong A17 chromosome 3, MtrunA17r5.0-ANR, whole genome shotgun sequence:
- the LOC112420249 gene encoding LOW QUALITY PROTEIN: uncharacterized protein (The sequence of the model RefSeq protein was modified relative to this genomic sequence to represent the inferred CDS: inserted 1 base in 1 codon), which translates to MDFLEQENRALREEVAAMQTKMDEMVEMMKTMADMRTQEQAQAQAQAHALAQAQAQIHAQTQAPPPPTNTQAEASSSAIPEWTICADTPTHSAPQLSVPWFPPFTAGEILRPIACEAQMPTHQVTHVPPPPVRAPPVVMTYSAPMIHTAPQNEEPIFQSRSMKTYGQVEDLQEKYDEMYREMKALRGKERFGKTAYDLCLVPNVQIPHKFKVPDFEKYKGNSCPEEHLTMYARRMSAYAKDDQVLIYYFQESLASPASKWYMNLDKTKIQTFHDLCEAFVEQYNYNVDMAPDRSDLQAMTQGVKETFKEYAQRWRDVAAQVSPRIEEKEMTKLFLKTLSQFYYEKMVGSTPKNFAEMVGMGVQLEEGVREGRLVKDGVSTSGTKKYGNHIPRKKEHEVSMVAQGRPQQTYPTYQHIAAITPAANIIHPPNSQSQFPQYPQHPQQYPQQPYQQHPYQQQQPRPQRMQFDPIPVTYAELLPGLLRNNLVQTRPPPPVPERLPTWYRPDQTCDFHQGAPGHNIESCYASKYAVQRLIKEKKITFTDSAPNIQTNPLPNHGAATVNMVEDCQETHHILDVQQIRTPLVPLHAKLCKVNLFKHDHDGCNECLLNPWGCQKVKDDIQGLLNQGELVVERKCDNVCVITPEEPLEIFYDSRKSVAAPLVICLPGPIPYTSEKAIPYKYNATMIEGGREVPIPPLPSVENIAEDSRVLRNGRVIPIVFPKKVDAPVTEETRTKDSGAIKDVGQTSGTKACSDFDEILKLIKKSEYKVVDQLMQTPSKISIMSLLLNSEAHKEALMKVLEQAFVDHDVTVRQFDGIVGNITACNNLSFSDEELPEEGRNHNLALHISVNCKTDALSNVLVDTGSSLNVMAKTTYDQLSYKGTPLRRSGVMVKAFDGSRKNVLGEVFLPITIGPQDFQITFQVMDIQASYSCLLGRPWIHEAGAVTSTLHQKLKFVKNGKLVTVNGEEALLVSHLSSFSFIGADSVEGTSFQGLAIEEENTKRSESSISSLKDAQKVIQAGGSPSWGKLIELPENKRREGVGFCPSADLSKPKIMVEPIRGTFHSSGFIHAIIEDNPERVPRNFVTQGGSSHNWVAVDVPFIAHLSKLKTNEPVEQHNPMISPNFEFPVYEAEEEENEEIPDEISRLLEQERKIIQPYGEELEAINLGTEEDKKEIKIGASLEASVKKRVIELLKEYVDVFAWSYRDMPGLDTDIVVHHLPLKPECPPVKQKLRRTRPDMALKIKEEVQKQIDAGFLVTSKYPQWLANIVPVPKKDGKVRMCVDYRDLNKASPKDDFPLPHIDVLVDSTAKSKVFSFMDGFSGYNQIKMAPEDREKTSFITPWGTFCYRVMPFGLINAGATYQRGMTTIFHDMIHKEIEVYVDDMIVKSITEEQHVEYLLKMFQRLRKYRLRLNPNKCTFGVRSGKLLGFIVSQKGIEVDPDKVKAIREMPAPQTEKQVRGFLGRLNYISRFISHMTATCGPIFKLLRKDQGIDWTEDCQKAFDSIKAYLLEPPILIPPVEGRPLIMYLTVLEDSMGCVLGQQDETGRKEHAIYYLSKKFTDCESRYSMLEKTCCALAWAAKRLRHYMISHTTWLISKMDPIKYIFEKPALTGRIARWQMLLSEYDIEYRTQKAIKGSILADHLAHQPIEDYQPIKFDFPDEEIMYLKMKDCDEPLLGEGPEPESKWGLIFDGAVNAYGSGIGAIIVTPKGAHIPFTARLTFNCTNNMAEYEACIMGIEEAIDLRIKNLDIYGDSALVINQITGEWETRHPGLVPYKDYARRLLTFFNKVELHHIPRDENQMADALATLSSMYQVNRRNEVPLIHIRRLERPAHVFATEEVVDDKPWFHDIKCFLQRQEYPLGASSKDKKTLRRLSVNFFLNGDILYXRNFDMVLLRCVDKHEADLLMHEIHEGSFGTHSSGHTMAKKILRAGYYWMTMEADCYKHARKCYKCQIYADKIHVPPTALNVLSSPWPFSMWGIDMIGRIEPKASNGHRFILVAIDYFTKWVEAASYANVTKQVVVKFIKNHIICRYGVPSRIITDNGTNLNNKMMKELCDDFKIEHHNSSPYRPQMNGAVEAANKNIKKIIQKMVVTYKDWHEMLPFALHGYRTSVRTSTGATPFSLVYGMEAVLPIEVEIPSIRVLMEAELSEAEWVQSRYDQLNLIEEKRMSALCHGQLYQKRMKQAFDKKVHPREFKEGDLVLKRILTFQPDSRGKWTPNYEGPYVVKKAYSGGAMTLQTMDGEELPRPVNTDAVKKYFSYDEEFTLKSIVFAIPR; encoded by the exons atggattttctcgaGCAAGAGAATCGGGCGCTCCGTGAAGAAGTGGCAGCCATGCAGACTAAGATGGACGAAATGGTTGAAATGATGAAGACGATGGCAGATATGCGGACCCAAGAGCAAGCTCAGGCTCAGGCTCAAGCTCATGCTCTAGCACAAGCTCAAGCACAAATTCATGCACAAACACAAGCTCCTCCACCTCCCACCAATACTCAGGCTGAAGCATCTTCCTCTGCCATCCCTGAATGGACAATATGTGCTGACACTCCGACACACTCTGCTCCACAACTCTCCGTGCCTTGGTTCCCGCCTTTTACTGCTGGCGAAATACTTCGTCCCATTGCTTGTGAAGCTCAGATGCCTACTCATCAGGTGACTCATGTCCCTCCGCCTCCTGTAAGAGCTCCCCCAGTTGTCATGACTTACTCAGCACCTATGATTCACACTGCtccacaaaatgaagaacccaTCTTCCAATCAAGGAGTATGAAGACCTATGGTCAAGTGGAGGATTTACAAGAGAAGTATGATGAGATGTACCGTGAGATGAAAGCTCTCCGCGGAAAAGAAAGATTTGGAAAAACTGCTTATGACCTCTGTTTGGTGCCAAACGTCCAGATACCTCATAAGTTCAAGGTCCCAGATtttgagaagtataaagggaactcctgcccTGAGGAACATCTAACAATGTATGCAAGAAGGATGTCCGCGTATGCTAAGGACGATCAGGTCCTTATTTATTACTTCCAGGAGAGCTTGGCTAGTCCCGCCTCAAAGTGGTACATGAATCTGGACAAAACAAAGATCCAAACTTTCCATGATCTgtgtgaagcttttgtggaacaaTACAATTACAATGTAGATATGGCTCCAGACCGAAGTGATCTTCAGGCCATGACTCAGGGGGTCAAAGAAACATTCAAAGAGTATGCTCAGCGGTGGAGAGATGTTGCTGCCCAAGTCAGCCCACGTATAGAAGAGAAGGAAATGACCaaacttttcttaaaaactctcaGTCAGTTCTACTACGAGAAGATGGTCGGAAGTACGCCCAAAAACTTTGCTGAAATGGTTGGCATGGGTGTGCAGTTggaagaaggagtccgagaaggacgtTTAGTAAAAGATGGAGTTTCTACCAGTGGAACCAAGAAATATGGCAACCACATCccgagaaagaaagaacatgaggTCAGTATGGTGGCCCAAGGAAGGCCTCAGCAAACTTATCCAACCTATCAACACATTGCTGCCATCACACCTGCTGCCAATATTATTCATCCCCCAAATAGCCAGTCTCAATTCCCACAATATCCTCAACACCCTCAACAATATCCCCAACAACCATACCAGCAACATccctatcaacaacaacaacctcgacCACAAAGAATGCAATTTGACCCAATTCCCGTCACCTATGCGGAGTTACTTCCAGGATTACTCAGAAATAACTTGGTTCAAACCAGGCCTCCTCCTCCAGTACCAGAAAGACTGCCAACATGGTACAGACCTGATCAGActtgtgatttccatcaaggggccCCAGGTCATAATATTGAAAGTTGTTATGCCTCTAAGTATGCAGTACAGAGGCTaatcaaagaaaagaagatAACCTTCACAGACTCAGCGCCAAATATTCAAACCAATCCATTACCAAACCATGGTGCTGCAACTGTCAACATGGTCGAAGATTGCCAAGAGACTCACCATATTCTCGACGTTCAACAAATCCGAACACCTTTGGTCCCATTACATGCCAAGTTATGCAAAGTAAACCTCTTTAAACATGATCATGATGGCTGCAACGAGTGCCTTCTGAACCCCTGGGGTTGTCAGAAAGTGAAAGATGATATTCAAGGACTGCTGAACCAAGGAGAACtggttgttgaaagaaaatgtGACAATGTATGTGTTATAACTCCTGAAGAGCCTTTGGAGATATTTTACGACAGTCGGAAGTCAGTTGCTGCTCCTTTAGTGATTTGCTTGCCTGGTCCAATACCTTATACTTCTGAGAAGGCAattccttacaagtacaatgccacTATGATAGAAGGTGGTCGTGAAGTTCCAATACCACCTTTGCCTTCTGTGGAAAATATTGCCGAAGATAGTAGAGTATTGAGGAATGGGCGTGTTATCCCTATAGTGTTTCCAAAGAAAGTTGACGCTCCGGTAACGGAAGAAACTCGGACTAAAGATTCCGGTGCAATCAAAGATGTGGGTCAGACTAGCGGGACCAAGGCATGTTCTGATTTTGATGAGATTCTCAAGCTGATAAAGAAAAGTGAGTACAAAGTGGTTGATCAACTGATGCAGACTCCGTCAAAAATATCCATAATGTCTTTGTTACTAAATTCTGAGGCTCATAAGGAAGCTTTGATGAAAGTCTTGGAGCAAGCTTTTGTAGACCATGATGTGACTGTGAGACAATTCGATGGAATAGTGGGGAATATCACTGCATGCAACAATCTGAGTTTCAGTGACGAAGAGCTCCCAGAGGAAGGAAGGAACCATAATTTGGCATTGCATATATCTGTGAACTGCAAGACTGATGCTTTGTCAAATGTGTTGGTAGATACCGGGTCATCGTTAAATGTAATGGCCAAAACGACCTATGATCAGCTTTCTTACAAGGGTACACCTTTGAGACGAAGTGGAGTAATGGTGAAAGCTTTTGATGGTTCGAGGAAGAATGTTCTCGGAGAGGTGTTTCTGCCTATTACAATTGGGCCACAGGATTTCCAGATTACttttcaagtgatggacatCCAAGCATCCTACAGCTGTCTACTAGGCCGACCCTGGATTCATGAAGCGGGGGCAGTAACGTCTACCTTGCATCAGAAGTTaaagtttgtgaagaatggGAAGCTGGTAACGGTAAATGGTGAAGAAGCTTTATTAGTAAGTCATTTATCGTCTTTCTCCTTCATCGGAGCCGATAGCGTTGAAGGGACATCTTTTCAAGGACTTGCCATAGAAGAAGAGAATACCAAGAGGAGTGAGTCATCTATCTCTTCTCTAAAAGATGCTCAAAAAGTGATACAAGCTGGAGGCTCTCCCAGCTGGGGAAAGTTGATAGAACTGCCAGAGAACAAGCGCCGAGAAGGAGTGGGTTTCTGCCCATCAGCTGATTTGTCCAAGCCTAAAATCATGGTCGAACCAATCAGAGGTACTTTCCACAGCTCTGGGTTCATTCATGCAATCATTGAAGATAATCCCGAAAGAGTGCCACGAAACTTTGTGACACAAGGAGGGTCTAGCCACAATTGGGTTGCCGTAGATGTTCCTTTTATTGCTCATTTATCCAA ATTAAAAACCAATGAACCCGTTGAACAACATAACCCTATgatctctcccaactttgagttccctgtgtatgaggcggaagaagaagagaacgAAGAGATTCCCGACGAAATCTCTCGGCTACTTGAACAAGAAAGAAAGATCATTCAGCCCTATGGGGAAGAATTAGAAGCAATCAACTTGGGTACCGAAGAAGACAAGAAGGAGATCAAGATTGGGGCATCACTTGAGGCAAGTGTCAAGAAGCGAGTGATAGAGCTTCTCaaagaatatgttgatgtgtttgCTTGGTCGTACCGAGATATGCCGGGTCTGGATACTGATATCGTGGTACACCATTTACCTTTGAAACCCGAGTGTCCGCCGGTCAAGCAGAAATTAAGAAGAACCCGCCCTGATATGGCCCTCAAGATTAAAGAGGAAGTGCAGAAACAGATCGATGCAGGTTTCCTCGTTACATCAAAATACCCTCAATGGCTAGCCAACATAGTGCCTGTTCCGAAGAAGGATGGCaaagtcagaatgtgtgttgattacCGTGACCTTAACAAAGCTAGTCCCAAAGATGattttccattacctcatattgatgtacTGGTTGACAGCACTGCAAAATCCAaagtgttctccttcatggatggtttctccggttacaatcagatcaagatGGCGCCCGAAGACAGAGAGAAGACGTCTTTCATCACACCTTGGGGCACTTTCTGTTACAGAGTAATGCCGTTCGGTTTGATCAATGCAGGAGCTACTTATCAAAGGGGTATGACTACTATCTTTCACGACATGATACACAAAGAGATTGAGgtttatgtggatgacatgatcgTCAAGTCAATCACTGAAGaacaacatgttgagtatttgctAAAGATGTTCCAACGGCTAAGAAAGTACAGACTTCGtctgaatcccaacaaatgtacttTTGGTGTTAGATCCGGAAAGCTTCTGGGCTTCATTGTTAGTCAGAAAGGTATTGAAGTAGATCCAGACAAGGTCAAAGCCATcagagaaatgccagctccgcAAACAGAAAAACAAGTAAGGGGGTTTCTCGGACGactgaattacatctcccgttTCAtctctcatatgactgcaacatGTGGGCCGATATTCAAACTCCTCCGCAAGGATCAAGGGATTGATTGGACAGAAGATTGCCagaaagcttttgatagcatcaaagcGTACTTACTAGAACCTCCGATTCTCATCCCTCCAGTTGAAGGAAGACCACTAATCATGTACCTGACTGTACTAGAAGATTCCATGGGTTGTGTGCTCGGACAACAAGACGAAACTGGAAGAAAGGAGCATGCCATTTATTATTTGAGCAAGAAGTTTACTGACTGTGAATCTCGCTATTCCATGCTCGAGAAGACTTGTTGCGCACTAGCCTGGGCTGCTAAACGTCTCCGTCACTATATGATTAGTCATACTACTTGGTTGATATCTAAGatggatccgatcaagtacATCTTTGAGAAACCTGCTTTGACAGGAAGAATTGCCCGGTGGCAGATGTTATTATCCGAATATGATATTGAGTATCGTACCCAGAAAGCAATCAAAGGCAGTATCCTTGCTGATCACTTGGCTCACCAACCAATTGAAGACTATCAGCCCATCAAGTTCGACTTTCCTGATGAAGAGATTATGTATTTGAAGATGAAAGATTGTGACGAACCGCTACTCGGGGAAGGTCCAGAGCCTGAATCAAAATGGGGTCTAATATTCGACGGAGCTGTTAATGCTTATGGTAGCGGAATTGGGGCAATCATTGTCACTCCTAAAGGTGCACACATCCCTTTCACGGCCAGGCTAACGTTCAACTGTACAAACAACATGGCAGAGTACGAAGCGTGTATCATGGGTATCGAAGAAGCCATCGATCTGAGAATTAAGAACCTCGACATTTATGGTGACTCAGCCCTTGTAATCAATCAAATCACAGGAGAATGGGAGACTCGTCACCCCGGCTTGGTTCCCTACAAAGACTATGCAAGACGATTACTGACCTTCTTCAACAAAGTCGAGCtacaccatattcctcgtgatgagaaccagaTGGCGGATGCTCTGGCTACTTTGTCTTCAATGTACCAAGTAAATCGTCGGAATGAAGTACCACTGATCCATATCAGACGTCTTGAGAGACCCGCTCATGTATTCGCCACTGAAGAAGTTGTTGATGACAAGCCATGGTTCCACGATATCAAATGTTTCCTTCAAAGGCAAGAGTATCCACTTGGAGCATCCAGTAAAGACAAGAAGACTCTAAGAAGATTGTCTGTCAATTTCTTCCTGAACGGGGACATTTTAT AAAGAAACTTCGATATGGTGTTGCTCAGATGTGTTGACAAACATGAGGCAGACTTATTGATGCATGAAATACACGAAGGATCCTTTGGGACTCATTCTAGCGGACATACAATGGCCAAGAAGATATTGAGAGCAGGTTATTACTGGATGACAATGGAAGCCGATTGTTACAAGCATGCCAGGAAGTGTTATAAGTGTCAAATCTATGccgataagattcatgtgccgcCGACTGCACTCAATGTTCTTTCCTCCCCGTGGCCattctctatgtggggcattgacatgattggaagaattgaacccaAAGCTTCAAATGGACACCGCTTCATTCTAGTGGCTATTGACTatttcaccaaatgggttgaagctgCATCTTATGCTAATGTGACCAAGCAGGTGGTAGTCAAGTTTATCAAGAATCATATTATTTGCCGCTATGGTGTCCCTAGCCGGATCATTACAGATAATGGGACGAATCTGAAcaacaagatgatgaaagaattgtgTGATGATTTCAAGATCGAACACCATAATTCTTCGCCTTacagacctcagatgaatggtgctgtcgaagctgcaaacaaaaatataaagaagatcatccagaaGATGGTGGTGACTTATAAAGATTGGCATGAGATGCTTCCCTTTGCATTACATGGATATCGTACTTCTGTACGCacatcaacaggggcaacccctttctctttaGTATATGGCATGGAGGCAGTACTTCCCATAGAAGTTGAGATTCCTTCAATACGAGTTTTAATGGAGGCTGAATTATCAGAGGCTGAGTGGGTTCAAAGTAGGTATGACCAATTGAATCTGATCGAAGAAAAGCGCATGTCTGCTCTTTGTCATGGTCAGCTGTATCAAAAGAGGATGAAGCaggcttttgacaagaaagttcatCCCCGTGAATTCAAAGAAGGTGATCTTGTGCTCAAAAGGATCTTGACTTTCCAACCCGACTctaggggcaagtggacgcctaactatgaaggcccGTATGTTGTCAAGAAAGCTTACTCAGGCGGTGCCATGACTCTTCAAACCATGGATGGTGAAGAACTTCCACGTCCTGTGAACAcagatgcagtcaagaaatacttt AGCTATGATGaagaattcaccttaaagagCATAGTTTTTGCCATTCCTAGATAA
- the LOC11425190 gene encoding phosphomevalonate kinase, peroxisomal, whose protein sequence is MAVVVASAPGKVLMTGGYLVLERPNAGLVLSTNARFYAIVKPIYPQTKPDSWAWAWSDVRLTSPQLSREAFYKLALKNLTIQTVSSSETRNPFVEYAVQYSVAAAYATADQNKKDLLHKLLLQGLDITILGSNDFYSYRNEIERHGLPLTSESLATLPPFASISFNTDDANGGNCKPEVAKTGLGSSAAMTTAVVAALLHYLGVVKISSSKDRQERKDIADLDMVHKIAQTAHCIAQGKVGSGFDVSSAVYGSHRYVRFSPEVISSTQVAATVVPLPEVISDILKGNWDHDRTEFSLPPLMTLVLGEPGTGGSSTPSMVGSVKKWQKSDPQKSLETWRRLSEANSALEIQLNLLRKLAKEQWDAYKSVIDNCSILRSDKWIEQASDSNKEAVIKALLGSKEAMVGIRYHMRLMGEAAGVPIEPESQTHLLDATMNLEGVLLAGVPGAGGYDAVFAVTLGDSNSNVTKTWSSLNVLAMLVKEDPCGVSLESADPRTNEITSAVSSIHID, encoded by the exons ATGGCCGT GGTGGTTGCTTCTGCTCCTGGGAAGGTGTTAATGACCGGTGGCTACCTAGTTTTAGAGAGACCTAATGCTGGACTTGTTCTTAGTACTAATGCTCGTTTTTATGCTATTGTCAAACCAATCTATCCTCAAACTAAACCTGATTCTTGGGCTTGG GCTTGGTCAGATGTCAGATTAACATCTCCTCAACTCTCCAGAGAAGCCTTCTATAAATTAGCACTCAAAAATCTTACCATCCAAACTGTTTCCTCAAG TGAAACAAGGAACCCTTTTGTGGAATATGCTGTGCAATACTCCGTGGCTGCCGCCTATGCAACAGCTGACCAGAATAAAAAGGACTTGTTGCACAAACTACTTTTGCAAG GTCTTGACATTACAATTTTGGGTTCCAATGATTTTTATTCTTATAGGAATGAG ATTGAGAGACACGGACTCCCTTTGACATCAGAATCATTGGCCACCCTTCCGCCTTTTGCCTCCATTTCTTTCAATACTGATGATGCTAATGGAGGGAATTGTAAGCCTGAAGTTGCCAAAACTGGTTTGGGCTCATCTGCAGCAATGACAACCGCTGTAGTTGCTGCTTTACTTCATTACCTCGGTGTCGTAAAGATTTCCTCTTCAAAAGATCGTCAGGAGAGGAAGGATATTGCAGATCTTGATATGGTTCATAAAATAGCACAAACTGCACACTGTATTGCACAAGGGAAAGTGGGTAGTGGGTTTGATGTAAGTTCAGCTGTGTATGGCAGTCACCGCTATGTGCGATTTTCGCCCGAAGTGATTTCTTCCACTCAG GTTGCAGCTACGGTAGTACCCTTGCCAGAAGTAATCAGTGACATTCTAAAAGGAAATTGGGACCATGACAGGACTGAGTTCTCTTTACCACCTTTGATGACTCTT GTACTGGGAGAACCTGGAACTGGTGGATCATCCACACCATCAATGGTTGGTTCTGtcaaaaaatggcaaaagtctGACCCTCAGAAATCTCTGGAAACATGGAGAAGGTTGTCTGAGGCAAATTCAGCATTGGAAATACAACTGAACTTGTTAAGAAAATTAGCAAAAGAACAATGGGATGCGTATAAATCTGTGATTGATAACTGCAGCATCCTCAGATCAGACAAG TGGATAGAACAAGCTTCTGACTCTAACAAGGAAGCAGTTATTAAAGCACTGCTCGGCTCCAAAGAGGCAATGGTGGGGATCAGATATCATATGCGCCTAATGGGTGAGGCTGCAGGTGTTCCG ATTGAACCAGAATCACAAACACATCTTCTAGATGCTACAATGAACTTGGAAGGAGTATTGTTAGCTGGAGTTCCAGGAGCAGGAGGATATGATGCAGTCTTCGCTGTTACTTTGGGAGATTCGAACAGCAACGTGACGAAAACATGGAGTTCACTTAATGTTCTTGCCATGCTAGTTAAAGAAGATCCTTGTGGAGTTTCATTAGAAAGTGCTGACCCAAGAACCAATGAAATCACATCAGCTGTGTCTTCTATTCATATAGATTAA
- the LOC11441466 gene encoding protein PSK SIMULATOR 3 — protein sequence MVAESWFRSLWRTPRKHDANSEKEVIGVLAFEIASLMSKLVNLWQSLSDKHISRLKEEITNSIGIKKLVSDDDHFIERLICMEIVENMAHVAESVARLAKKCNDPILKGFENTFYGFITTGTDPYGWELTCKKMEKKIKKFEKFISTNASLYQEMEVLVDLEQTLARVKPNNESDGVSLSEYQKKVAWKRHEVKNLRDVSLWNRTYDYTIHLLARSLFTIFSKINHVFGIQEMVDDGGTNNSSVLNSDSIYRSQSVSALFQSSFHSSQNNIARFSSGPLNTITARSGPIVRTNKASISHSGPLGDSSTKSGPILGKHTNVNFYSGPLGRNMHQSVPLTRTKKMSKIWNFYKHSAAITGKETHTRHSRMTQVGPFKGCMAWDSSSVIDCHSNASGVHCGIQNPKVLHHTQSVFKSLCKLLNPPPETLGAAALSLHYANVIIVIEKLAASPHLISLDARDDLYNMLPRRVRIALKAKLKPYTKTMASASVFDTGLAGEWNEAMSSILEWLAPLAHNMIRWQTERSFEQQSFVSRTNVLLVQTLYFANLEKTEEIITELLVGLNYVCKYGRELNAKSLAECGSFRVGNEYLNLNI from the coding sequence ATGGTTGCGGAATCATGGTTTCGTAGTCTGTGGAGGACTCCTCGGAAGCATGATGCTAATTCTGAGAAGGAGGTGATTGGAGTATTAGCATTTGAAATAGCAAGCTTGATGTCCAAGCTGGTTAATTTATGGCAATCGTTGAGTGATAAACATATATCTAGGTTGAAAGAGGAGATCACAAATTCAATTGGCATAAAAAAGCTTGTTTCAGATGATGATCATTTCATTGAACGGTTGATCTGTATGGAGATCGTTGAGAATATGGCACACGTGGCCGAGTCCGTAGCTAGGCTTGCAAAGAAATGCAATGATCCGATTTTGAAAGGTTTTGAGAACACCTTTTATGGGTTTATCACTACGGGTACAGATCCATATGGGTGGGAATTAACTTGCAAAAAGAtggaaaaaaagattaaaaagtttgaaaaatttatatcaacTAATGCAAGTCTGTATCAAGAGATGGAGGTGCTTGTTGATCTGGAGCAAACTCTTGCAAGAGTGAAGCCTAATAATGAGTCAGATGGCGTGAGTCTAAGTGAGTATCAGAAGAAAGTTGCATGGAAAAGGCATGAGGTGAAGAACTTGCGGGATGTTTCTCTGTGGAACAGGACATATGATTACACGATACATCTTTTGGCAAGATCCTTATTCACAATATTCTCTAAGATCAACCATGTTTTCGGAATTCAAGAGATGGTAGATGATGGTGGGACCAATAACTCGAGTGTCTTAAACTCTGATAGCATTTATAGAAGTCAATCAGTTTCTGCATTATTTCAATCTTCATTCCACTCATCACAGAATAATATTGCCAGATTTTCTTCAGGACCTCTTAATACTATTACTGCTAGATCAGGTCCAATTGTTAGAACAAATAAAGCCAGCATCTCTCATTCAGGTCCCCTTGGTGACTCATCCACAAAGTCAGGCCCAATTTTAGGAAAGCATACAAATGTCAATTTTTACTCAGGTCCCCTCGGAAGGAACATGCATCAATCAGTCCCACTcactagaacaaaaaaaatgagcAAGATTTGGAACTTTTATAAACACTCTGCCGCCATAACTGGGAAGGAAACTCACACAAGACATAGTCGAATGACTCAAGTTGGACCTTTCAAAGGATGTATGGCTTGGGACAGTTCCTCTGTCATTGACTGCCATTCAAATGCAAGTGGCGTTCATTGTGGGATTCAGAATCCAAAGGTACTTCATCATACTCAATCAGTCTTCAAATCTCTGTGCAAGCTATTAAACCCTCCACCTGAAACCCTTGGTGCAGCTGCTTTATCACTTCACTATGCAAATGTTATCATTGTGATTGAGAAGCTAGCTGCTTCTCCACACTTGATCAGTCTCGATGCAAGAGATGACCTGTACAACATGTTACCAAGACGTGTCAGAATTGCCCTCAAGGCCAAATTAAAGCCATATACCAAGACCATGGCATCGGCATCAGTCTTTGACACAGGTCTTGCAGGAGAATGGAACGAAGCAATGTCAAGCATATTGGAATGGTTGGCACCGCTTGCTCATAACATGATAAGATGGCAAACTGAGAGGAGTTTTGAGCAGCAGAGCTTTGTTTCCCGAACGAATGTGCTGCTGGTACAAACCCTTTACTTTGCAAATCTAGAAAAGACAGAAGAAATAATCACCGAGCTTCTTGTGGGTCTGAATTATGTCTGCAAATATGGCAGGGAGCTCAATGCAAAATCTCTGGCAGAGTGCGGCAGTTTTAGGGTTGGCAATGAATATCTTAATCTGAATATATAA